The genomic DNA ACTAACTGCAATAGGTGGCTGGTCCTGTCTGCTAGTTCGGTTTTGCGTGCATAGCCTTAGTGATGTGACGAGACCACGTATGTTAAGAAGACCAAGTTGAGACAGTCGTTACAGGGTCAAGACTGAGTTGAGACCGAGTCTTTGAAGAGGCGAGACAAATGGGGACCGAGTTGCCGAGTTGAGACCGCATCGAGACcatccaaaaaacaaaaaatgagtAGATTTTCATGATTTACTTACATTTCACATTGTCTACCAAACTTCTTTTCTCAGCTGGAGTCAAAATGTAGCATTGCATGATGTCGACATTTCACTAAAGTTGAAGATGTTGAATTGTGGTTGAAGTAGCCAAATGTAATATTTACCAGAGGCATGCATTGGAATGACCATACATGTAGGTCAGGCTACTTTAACCCTCTCCAGAATAACTGCCCTGCCGTTTAGACAATGATTGTGTCTTTCAAAACCATTGCGCAGCACAGCATAGCAAGAAGACTTCCGACATACTGATATGTGTTGTTGCTTAAGAGAACAAAACTAATCAGACTGCAGAATCAGTTGGGTACCATTCAGGTGTCCAGATTTAATACAGTGAATGACCATCACAAAAATATTACAAAGCCATGGAAGAATAGGTTATCTGGAAAAATCACCTCTGGCAAAACAGgagtttaaaaaataaataaatagaaaaaaaacaaagaatgtTTTTATGGTTCAGTGTCTTTATACACCAAACCTTTGGGGCATTATTATGGAAATCTATGTCTTGACTCTTCCATATGAATGTGGTTAAAGGCATGACTGGTAAACTACTGAAAGCCCAAAGTGATTGTCCTTTTCTACATTGTTCACCTACAATGGAAACTGATAGCTGCTTCGTACAACTTGAAGGAATGAAATGTCTGTGGCATCCGTGATTTGTCACATTGGCAGCTGATTAAAGAGCAGCAACTAATGACATTCGCCAGTCTTCACACCAGCAAAATGACCCTCACAGTTTCTCATCCTAAAATGGatttacatgtagcctactgtaaactcATGCACATTTTTACTGCTCTTTAGttatgttgatttgctttgtattatcctgtttacactgtagtgtatgttgcgtgtggtgtcttaagctgctgggaacTCTACAGATGATAGTGACTGGTTGTGACGTTCATTTGACCAGATGGTGATATAGATGCAACTGCACTTCCTTGCTACACTTCATTTTGCGTTACAGTGAAACAGATTGCATATCACTGATATGAAGGCAGATGTAGCAGTGCCTAGAAACTACTGTCAAAACAGAcccagggctgatagacaggaaatgatctgtgcctgaaaattatcaaatacattcaaaggcaATATAGCGAATGGCTTTTCTTGACATCATACATGGCcgagcctgaattcaggcaccaatGAAATGTCTGTGGCATCCGTGATTGTCTAATTGGCAGCTGATTAAAGAGCAGCAACTAATGACATTCGTTTTCCATTATGGTAATGTTGCCCACAGGCAACGGttttataaaaataaaattgtgtatatatatatatacagtatatatatatatatatatatatatatatacagtatatatataaaatcttCAATAAATTTGTTGAAGTGACTATTTCTAAGCAGGAAAAACATTGCAATCTATTTTGCCCATTCAGATCATAATGCGTATCACAGAGGGTTAATATGGATGTTTCTATGTTCAACCATATGCGCTTATCTTGCATAGAGGAAGGAGAGGTCAGCAACAGAAGCAAACACTGCTCATCACAGAGCATTGAGACCGAAGCAAAGCAAGCATCTTCTGAAAGGTAACacttccatatactgtatgaattaAATCTCACATcgataaacacacaaatgtcagATTTACTACAATCAAGTAATCTAATAGATTAAGTCTgctaaaaatgtatttatcaCCTCAGGAATGCACTATGTAAAATTGTGTTCCACTAaaagttctatctgtgtggttgttttttttgtacaaaatgCCATCAGATTGTCTCAACCTGttttatttacattacattttaaaggACCTATAATTAAATATCTACACCCTTTTGACCTATAACCATGGATACCCTGAGATTTACACTATATTATTTTGCTGTACTGTGTTATAATCAATTCAATCTAGTCTACTGGATAAGttgtttatatatacagtattatatatatatacagtatatatacagtatatgtgtgtgtgtgtgtagaaaactTTTGggaacactttacttgaaggtatctataAGAGTGGCATGGCACTGTTGTCATTACAAAAACTGAATGACACTAAATGACAGAAGCATAATGTCATGAATGTTTATGGCTTGTTTATAATATTTAtgacatgttcatgacagtgtcatgtcactcttatgtactgtagacaccttcaagtaaagtgcaaCCAAACTTTCAATGAAACTGATTTTCTAATGAGAAAAGTATCTACTGCTAAAGTGATGGACAATGTGGTGTTCAAGACTACTAAATTCATCATTGCTGTCTGTTTGCAAGACATGAACATCATGGATAAAGATGCAAATTAAATATTCTGTTCATCGTACCTCGATGAATAGGAATTGAACAAATATGATAGATATACATAAATATTTTATAATAAATTAATCTGGTCTattggagtaaaaaaaaaatagaaaaatatattttctgcaAGTGTTGAACAATGTGGTGTTAAAGACAACTAAATTCatcattgctgtctttttgcaGGACTGAAACACCATGGAGAAAGTAAATGAAACATTCTATGTATTTAACGAatctgaatatgaatatgaatatgagtaTGAGACTAGACCACCTGCTGGTCCCATGCGTGATGCACTGTGtgatgctctgtgtgtttttgtcctgacatcaaacatcatcatcttcattctGGGCATTGTGGGAAATGGCCTTGTCATTTGGATCATTGGCGTAAAGACAAAACGCACGGTCAACTCCTCATGGTACCTGAGCTTGGCAGCGTCTGACTTCTTGTTCTGCACGACTGTCCCTTTCAACGGTGTCTATATGGCAACTGGACACTGGCATTTTGGACATTTCATGTGTAAGTTCGTATCTGTGGCCTTCCCCCTTAACCTGTACAGCAGCATTTTCCTCCTGCTTGTCATCAGTGTGGACCGCTGCATGTGTGTCGTATTTCCTGTGTGGACTCAGAACCACCGGACTCTGAGGAAGTCTTCTGCCATCATCACCCTGGTCTGGACTGTCTCTACACTGCTAGCTCTACCCTTCCTATTTTTTTATACCACACAGACTATAAAAGATGATACCATGTGCATCGATGATTACACATCATTTTCTCGTAAAATTgtggtgtttatttgttttgtatcTGGACTTGCCGTCCCTCTGATGGTCATTGTGATCTGCTACTCTATTATTATGCTGAAGTTGAGAGCCAATCGTACTATGAGATCCTCCAAACCCTTTAAGGTGATGACCGCTGTCATAATAACATTTGTGATGTGCTATCTTCCTTTGTTCATCTTTCAGCTGCTGTCAGTCTACCATGTGTTATATTCTCCTACCCTGTTGAAGACAGGGATTCAAGTAACAATCACCATAGCCTATGTCAACAGTTTCATGAACCCAATTTTATATTCATTCATGGGTCAGGACTTCAGGAATAAATGCCTGATGTCTGTTCTTTCAAGGATGGAAAATGCGTTGCAAGAGGAAGGCTGTCCATGTCAAAATCAGGCTCTTGATATCGGCTTGCGTGTCGTGCCTAACAaagccccttagctgttctaaaactagtgtaaactacggcctctcggggctcaTTGCTTACACATTCATGTGACTTAGCAATACTCTCTACAGAAGTCATATTAACCCATTTCAACTGTCTACAAAAGAAATCATATGTATAAGGCTCTAAAACTGTTACTAGGGCAGGGGAATTCCCCAATACTCTTTCGGTAAATGTTGAAGTAATAGAGTGTTTCAATGAAATGTGTGGAGTGTCAAATGTTCTGAGTAAATTGTCACATGAGCAGAGCTGTTTACTTCTTAGTTGCACCTTGACTGCCTCAaagtacaagcacacacacagactcacacacagacatacacatacacaaacacacacagacatatacactctcacacatgcacacacacgtacacagacacacacacacacacacacacacacacacacgcacacacacacacacagctgaagatgggcaggtcattcattttccaacatgacattgatcctaaacatactgccaaaagaacaaagcagtggcttaaggataggagggtgaatatccttgagtggccaaGTCAGAGCCCTACCCCTTAAATCCTACAGAAAATCTGTGATTGaattgaagagagcagtccatcgtcGTTCCCCACAGAATTagactgaatttgaacaattctgcaaggaagattgagcaaatattccccaatctaggtgtgcaaagctaatagACATAACCAAAACATATTGATGgatgtaatgaaagcaaaagaaagctctacaaagtattaaatcaggggTAGATGACTTTTCCAAACCGGTTATTCtaatttttcattttattttgttaattttcagaactgttgtcttttagttttttttcatAATTTTGATGTTgcacagctaaatttgtaaataaaactgtaaaaatatttttatatgggttttgatttcagactgtaagacaaaaaaagtaactatttcaaaggggtatgatgactttctataggcaatgtatacacacgcacgcacagactcaTCCTCAGATAGATTTActgtacactcatgcacatctttatctttagtattTCGTTTTTAACTGCTCTTTAGttatgttgatttgctttgtattatcctgtttaaactgtagtgtatgttgcgtgtggtgtcttaagctgctgggaacTCTTACAGATGATAGTGACTGGTTGTGACGTTCATTTGACCAGATGGTGATATAGATGCAACTGCACTTCCTTGCTACACTTCATTTTGTGTTACAGTGAAACAGATTGCATATCACTGATATGAAGGCAGATGTAGCAGTGCCTAAAAACTACTGTCAAAACAGAcccagggctgatagacaggaaatgatctgtgcccgaaaattatcaaatacattcaaaggcaATTTAgcgaatagcctttcttgatatcatacatggccgagctcaagcctgaattcaggcaccacgcctgaactctatcaggcctgcagACCATGTGAGATGCAAGATTCTGAGAATAAAATGTGCAACTACAGTGCTTCATCTTCATATTAACTAACTGCAATAGGTGGCTGGTCCTGTCTGCTAGTTCGGTTTTGCGTGCATAGCCTTAGTGATGTGACGAGACCACGTATGTTAAGAAGACCAAGTTGAGACAGTCGTTACAGGGTCAAGACTGAGTTGAGACCGAGTCTTTGAAGAGGCGAGACAAATGGGGACCGAGTTGCCGAGTTGAGACCGCATCGAGACcatccaaaaaacaaaaaatgagtAGATTTTCATGATTTACTTACATTTCACATTGTCTACCAAACTTCTTTTCTCAGCTGGAGTCAAAATGTAGCATTGCATGATGTCGACATTTCACTAAAGTTGAAGATGTTGAATTGTGGTTGAAGTAGCCAAATGTAATATTTACCAGAGGCATGCATTGGAATGACCATACATGTAGGTCAGGCTACTTTAACCCTCTCCAGAATAACTGCCCTGCCGTTTAGACAATGATTGTGTCTTTCAAAACCATTGCGCAGCACAGCATAGCAAGAAGACTTCCGACATACTGATATGTGTTGTTGCTTAAGAGAACAAAACTAATCAGACTGCAGAATCAGTTGGGTACCATTCAGGTGTCCAGATTTAATACAGTGAATGACCATCACAAAAATATTACAAAGCCATGGAAGAATAGGTTATCTGGAAAAATCACCTCTGGCAAAACAGgagtttaaaaaataaataaatagaaaaaaaacaaagaatgtTTTTATGGTTCAGTGTCTTTATACACCAAACCTTTGGGGCATTATTATGGAAATCTATGTCTTGACTCTTCCATATGAATGTGGTTAAAGGCATGACTGGTAAACTACTGAAAGCCCAAAGTGATTGTCCTTTTCTACATTGTTCACCTACAATGGAAACTGATAGCTGCTTCGTACAACTTGAAGGAATGAAATGTCTGTGGCATCCGTGATTTGTCACATTGGCAGCTGATTAAAGAGCAGCAACTAATGACATTCGCCAGTCTTCACACCAGCAAAATGACCCTCACAGTTTCTCATCCTAAAATGGatttacatgtagcctactgtaaactcATGCACATTTTTACTGCTCTTTAGttatgttgatttgctttgtattatcctgtttacactgtagtgtatgttgcgtgtggtgtcttaagctgctgggaacTCTACAGATGATAGTGACTGGTTGTGACGTTCATTTGACCAGATGGTGATATAGATGCAACTGCACTTCCTTGCTACACTTCATTTTGCGTTACAGTGAAACAGATTGCATATCACTGATATGAAGGCAGATGTAGCAGTGCCTAGAAACTACTGTCAAAACAGAcccagggctgatagacaggaaatgatctgtgcctgaaaattatcaaatacattcaaaggcaATATAGCGAATGGCTTTTCTTGACATCATACATGGCcgagcctgaattcaggcaccaatGAAATGTCTGTGGCATCCGTGATTGTCTAATTGGCAGCTGATTAAAGAGCAGCAACTAATGACATTCGTTTTCCATTATGGTAATGTTGCCCACAGGCAACGGttttataaaaataaaattgtgtatatatatatatacagtatatatatatatatatatatatatatatacagtatatatataaaatcttCAATAAATTTGTTGAAGTGACTATTTCTAAGCAGGAAAAACATTGCAATCTATTTTGCCCATTCAGATCATAATGCGTATCACAGAGGGTTAATATGGATGTTTCTATGTTCAACCATATGCGCTTATCTTGCATAGAGGAAGGAGAGGTCAGCAACAGAAGCAAACACTGCTCATCACAGAGCATTGAGACCGAAGCAAAGCAAGCATCTTCTGAAAGGTAACacttccatatactgtatgaattaAATCTCACATcgataaacacacaaatgtcagATTTACTACAATCAAGTAATCTAATAGATTAAGTCTgctaaaaatgtatttatcaCCTCAGGAATGCACTATGTAAAATTGTGTTCCACTAaaagttctatctgtgtggttgttttttttgtacaaaatgCCATCAGATTGTCTCAACCTGttttatttacattacattttaaaggACCTATAATTAAATATCTACACCCTTTTGACCTATAACCATGGATACCCTGAGATTTACACTATATTATTTTGCTGTACTGTGTTATAATCAATTCAATCTAGTCTACTGGATAAGTTGTTTATATAtacaatattatatatatatacagtatatatacagtatatgtgtgtgtgtgtgtagaaaactTTTGggaacactttacttgaaggtatctataAGAGTGGCATGGCACTGTTGTCATTACAAAAACTGAATGACACTAAATGACAGAAGCATAATGTCATGAATGTTTATGGCTTGTTTATAATATTTAtgacatgttcatgacagtgtcatgtcactcttatgtactgtagacaccttcaagtaaagtgcaaCCAAACTTTCAATGAAACTGATTTTCTAATGAGAAAAGTATCTACTGCTAAAGTGATGGACAATGTGGTGTTCAAGACTACTAAATTCATCATTGCTGTCTGTTTGCAAGACATGAACATCATGGATAAAGATGCAAATTAAATATTCTGTTCATCGTACCTCGATGAATAGGAATTGAACAAATATGATAGATATACATAAATATTTTATAATAAATTAATCTGGTCTattggagtaaaaaaaaaatagaaaaatatattttctgcaAGTGTTGAACAATGTGGTGTTAAAGACAACTAAATTCatcattgctgtctttttgcaGGACTGAAACACCATGGAGAAAGTAAATGAAACATTCTATGTATTTAACGAatctgaatatgaatatgaatatgagtaTGAGACTAGACCACCTGCTGGTCCCATGCGTGATGCACTGTGtgatgctctgtgtgtttttgtcctgacatcaaacatcatcatcttcattctGGGCATTGTGGGAAATGGCCTTGTCATTTGGATCATTGGCGTAAAGACAAAACGCACGGTCAACTCCTCATGGTACCTGAGCTTGGCAGCGTCTGACTTCTTGTTCTGCACGACTGTCCCTTTCAACGGTGTCTATATGGCAACTGGACACTGGCATTTTGGACATTTCATGTGTAAGTTCGTATCTGTGGCCTTCCCCCTTAACCTGTACAGCAGCATTTTCCTCCTGCTTGTCATCAGTGTGGACCGCTGCATGTGTGTCGTATTTCCTGTGTGGACTCAGAACCACCGGACTCTGAGGAAGTCTTCTGCCATCATCACCCTGGTCTGGACTGTCTCTACACTGCTAGCTCTACCCTTCCTATTTTTTTATACCACACAGACTATAAAAGATGATACCATGTGCATCGATGATTACACATCATTTTCTCGTAAAATTgtggtgtttatttgttttgtatcTGGACTTGCCGTCCCTCTGATGGTCATTGTGATCTGCTACTCTATTATTATGCTGAAGCTGAGAGCCAATCGTACTATGAGATCCTCCAAACCCTTTAAGGTGATGACCGCTGTCATAATAACATTTGTGATGTGCTATCTTCCTTTGTTCATCTTTCAGCTGCTGTCAGTCTACCATGTGTTATATTCTCCTACCCTGTTGAAGACAGGGATTCAAGTAACAATCACCATAGCCTATGTCAACAGTTTCATGAACCCAATTTTATATTCATTCATGGGTCAGGACTTCAGGAATAAATGCCTGATGTCTGTTCTTTCAAGGATGGAAAATGCGTTGCAAGAGGAAGGCTGTCCATGTCAAAATCAGGCTCTTGATATCGGCTTGCGTGTCGTGCCTAACAaagccccttagctgttctaaaactagtgtaaactacggcctctcggggctcaTTGCTTACACATTCATGTGACTTAGCAATACTCTCTACAGAAGTCATATTAACCCATTTCAACTGTCTACAAAAGAAATCATATGTATAAGGCTCTAAAACTGTTACTAGGGCAGGGGAATTCCCCAATACTCTTTCGGTAAATGTTGAAGTAATAGAGTGTTTCAATGAAATGTGTGGAGTGTCAAATGTTCTGAGTAAATTGTCACATGAGCAGAGCTGTTTACTTCTTAGTTGCACCTTGACTGCCTCAaagtacaagcacacacacagactcacacacagacatacacacacacaaacacacacagacatatacactctcacacatgcacacacacgtacacagacacacacacacacacacacacacacacacacacgcacacacacacacacacacagctgaagatgggcaggtcattcattttccaacatgacattgatcctaaacatactgccaaaagaacaaagcagtggcttaaggataggagggtgaatatccttgagtggccaaGTCAGAGCCCTACCCCTTAAATCCTACAGAAAATCTGTGATTGaattgaagagagcagtccatcgtcGTTCCCCACAGAATTagactgaatttgaacaattctgcaaggaagattgagcaaatattccccaatctaggtgtgcaaagctaatagACATAACCAAAACATATTGATGgatgtaatgaaagcaaaagaaagctctacaaagtattaaatcaggggTAGATGACTTTTCCAAACCGGTTATTCtaatttttcattttattttgttaattttcagaactgttgtcttttagttttttttcatAATTTTGATGTTgcacagctaaatttgtaaataaaactgtaaaaatatttttatatgggttttgatttcagactgtaagacaaaaaaagtaactatttcaaaggggtatgatgactttctataggcaatgtatacacacgcacgcacagactcaTCCTCAGATAGATTTActgtacactcatgcacatctttatctttagtattTCGTTTTTAACTGCTCTTTAGttatgttgatttgctttgtattatcctgtttaaactgtagtgtatgttgcgtgtggtgtcttaagctgctgggaacTCTTACAGATGATAGTGACTGGTTGTGACGTTCATTTGACCAGATGGTGATATAGATGCAACTGCACTTCCTTGCTACACTTCATTTTGTGTTACAGTGAAACAGATTGCATATCACTGATATGAAGGCAGATGTAGCAGTGCCTAAAAACTACTGTCAAAACAGAcccagggctgatagacaggaaatgatctgtgcccgaaaattatcaaatacattcaaaggcaATTTAgcgaatagcctttcttgatatcatacatggccgagctcaagcctgaattcaggcaccacgcctgaactctatcaggcctgcagACCATGTGAGATGCAAGATTCTGAGAATAAAATGTGCAACTACAGTGCTTCATCTTCATATTAACTAACTGCAATAGGTGGCTGGTCCTGTCTGCTAGTTCGGTTTTGCGTGCATAGCCTTAGTGATGTGACGAGACCACGTATGTTAAGAAGACCAAGTTGAGACAGTCGTTACAGGGTCAAGACTGAGTTGAGACCGAGTCTTTGAAGAGGCGAGACAAATGGGGACCGAGTTGCCGAGTTGAGACCGCATCGAGACcatccaaaaaacaaaaaatgagtAGATTTTCATGATTTACTTACATTTCACATTGTCTACCAAACTTCTTTTCTCAGCTGGAGTCAAAATGTAGCATTGCATGATGTCGACATTTCACTAAAGTTGAAGATGTTGAATTGTGGTTGAAGTAGCCAAATGTAATATTTACCAGAGGCATGCATTGGAATGACCATACATGTAGGTCAGGCTACTTTAACCCTCTCCAGAATAACTGCCCTGCCGTTTAGACAATGATTGTGTCTTTCAAAACCATTGCGCAGCACAGCATAGCAAGAAGACTTCCGACATACTGATATGTGTTGTTGCTTAAGAGAACAAAACTAATCAGACTGCAGAATCAGTTGGGTACCATTCAGGTGTCCAGATTTAATACAGTGAATGACCATCACAAAAATATTACAAAGCCATGGAAGAATAGGTTATCTGGAAAAATCACCTCTGGCAAAACAGgagtttaaaaaataaataaatagaaaaaaaacaaagaatgtTTTTATGGTTCAGTGTCTTTATACACCAAACCTTTGGGGCATTATTATGGAAATCTATGTCTTGACTCTTCCATATGAATGTGGTTAAAGGCATGACTGGTAAACTACTGAAAGCCCAAAGTGATTGTCCTTTTCTACATTGTTCACCTACAATGGAAACTGATAGCTGCTTCGTAcaatttgaatgaatgaaatgtctGTGGCATCCGTGATTTGTCACATTGGCAGCTGATTAAAGAGCAGCAACTAATGACATTCGCCAGTCTTCACACTAGCAAAATGACCCTCACAGTTTCTATACCTGAACTTACCTCTAGACTGACAGGTCAAACCTGGTGTCCCTTTTTCCTGCATTTGCGAGGAAAAACCGAACACCTCATCAATATTAGCCCTAAAACATCTAAACCTGGACTCAGGTGAGTaaggtgcattttttttttttttacaattacaAGGGAGTAGGATAGTGGAAGCATGAGCAGCGTCCCATCTGAAGTGCTTTAAGCAGGGGTCAGCTCCCCACCTCTTCCTGTGGGTAGCACAAGGCCTCTGTCCAGCTCCCAGCGCACAGGCACTGGTGCCACACCGCCCCCTGGTGGGCCTGGCGAGCAGTGTCAAGGCGGCCCGGAGATGGCCATGGCCCCCAGGGTCCCCGCGCTCATCTCCTTCTTGCCCTTCATCAGGTCCTGCAGGGAGGTCATGCCGATGCCCCCCGAGAGCACGGGGTCACTCCGCCGCCGCGGGGcctgcagcagctccaccacGGCAGAGCCGGCGACGGCGGGTTTGGAGCGCCGGCGCTTGTAGGCGCGCCTCTCGGCCCGCGTCCGGCCCGGCGGCGGCAGGCTGTCGCACAGGCGGCGGCAGGAGGCGGCCACGCCGCAGAAGGACGGCTCGTCCGAGTGCGACGAGCCCTCCGAGCTCCCCTCGGACTGGGCGTCCCGGGGCGCGgtgccggcggcggcggcggcggggggagGCTGGAGTCCGCACGCGGGTCCTCCGTTAGCCAGCGGCAGGGCGGCGCCGGGGAGCACGCCGGCACTCAGCGTCTCCACCCTCTTCTGGGCCTGCTTCATCTTACAGCGCTTCTTCTGCTGGAGGGAACAGGAGCACAAGAGACATGGCCGCCATGAGGAGCAGGAACGACTCCACCGCACCAGGGCGCAGCAAACAACATGAGGGCAACAACATGAGAGCGTTGCAGGACGTGCAAGAGTACCTTTTTATTCAAGAGGGGATTTCTGGAAGTTTCGACGTTGTAAGCGTCAGCTGGCCCTGCGGAAGTAGAACACAACAGGTCTTTTAGCGACTGCGTCTTGGAGACggtcctgcagcacacacacacacacacacacacacacaacacacactcagcatccTCCGCGTTTAGAGTGGGCACTTGCCTTCTGTGGTGGGGATCTGGAAGGCGGACTGGAGGAGAGGGTAGGAGGCGCTCCTCTTCAGCCCCAGGTCATCACAGCCAGGCGCAGACCTGAGAGAGGCGAGAGCAGCGCAGAGGGacaagacacatactgtatgagaggCCGGAGAGACCAACGGACCGTGTTACATCACCGGACATGACCCACAAGAAAACTCATCAGACGCGTCACATGACGGCATCAGTGTGCCAGACAGTGTTCTACACCTCAAATCAACCCAATATATCACATGTTTTCTTGTAGGAAATCCTTCAAATAGTCTTGTCCATCAGGGCAGCATTAGGTACATTAAGtaaagcatgcatgtgtgtatgtgtgtgtgtgtgtgtgtgtgtgtgtgtgtggggcgtatCTCACCCTTTGGAGGAGCAGTAGGTAAGGTTTGAGGGggcatagggtgtgtgtgtgtgtgtgtgtgtgtgtgtgtgtgtgtgtgtgtgtgtgtgtgtgtgtgtgtgtgtgtgtgtgtgtgtgtgatatctcaCCCTTAGAAGCAGCAATAGATGAGGTTTGAGGgggtagaatgtgtgtgtagtgtgtatggggcgtgtgtgcagtgtgtacagtatgtggcgtGTGCGTAGGGTCTCACCCCTCGGGGCAGCAGTAGGTGTAGCTGCTGGCGTGGGTGAGGTCGGGCTCGGCGGTGGGAGGAGTGGAGGCCAGACGGCAGTGGTTGATGAAGAGGACCAGGCCCAGCAGCAGACACAGCACCAGGCACAGCAGCAGGTAACTCTGCCTG from Sardina pilchardus chromosome 2, fSarPil1.1, whole genome shotgun sequence includes the following:
- the LOC134099115 gene encoding N-formyl peptide receptor 2-like, which codes for MRDALCDALCVFVLTSNIIIFILGIVGNGLVIWIIGVKTKRTVNSSWYLSLAASDFLFCTTVPFNGVYMATGHWHFGHFMCKFVSVAFPLNLYSSIFLLLVISVDRCMCVVFPVWTQNHRTLRKSSAIITLVWTVSTLLALPFLFFYTTQTIKDDTMCIDDYTSFSRKIVVFICFVSGLAVPLMVIVICYSIIMLKLRANRTMRSSKPFKVMTAVIITFVMCYLPLFIFQLLSVYHVLYSPTLLKTGIQVTITIAYVNSFMNPILYSFMGQDFRNKCLMSVLSRMENALQEEGCPCQNQALDIGLRVVPNKAP
- the LOC134099120 gene encoding N-formyl peptide receptor 2-like — protein: MRDALCDALCVFVLTSNIIIFILGIVGNGLVIWIIGVKTKRTVNSSWYLSLAASDFLFCTTVPFNGVYMATGHWHFGHFMCKFVSVAFPLNLYSSIFLLLVISVDRCMCVVFPVWTQNHRTLRKSSAIITLVWTVSTLLALPFLFFYTTQTIKDDTMCIDDYTSFSRKIVVFICFVSGLAVPLMVIVICYSIIMLKLRANRTMRSSKPFKVMTAVIITFVMCYLPLFIFQLLSVYHVLYSPTLLKTGIQVTITIAYVNSFMNPILYSFMGQDFRNKCLMSVLSRMENALQEEGCPCQNQALDIGLRVVPNKAP